CTGCACGCGAACCTCTTCCGAAGTATCGTTCTTAAAGGCCTTGGCCAGGTTGGGCAGCGCCTCGCGCGCGCCAATGTGGGCGAGCGCCACCACGGCCTGCTTCCGGACTTCCCGGTCGCCATCCTGTTCGAGCGCTTCCACGAGCGCTGGAATGGCCGCCCTCGCCTGCTGCCGGCCAAGTGTCTCCGCCACCACCCCCCGGACCTCAGCCACAGCGTCCCCGCGCAACATGAGGATTAGCGCGGCGGTGACGTTTGTGCCCCGTTGATCCTGCAGCACCCGGGCGGCTTCCTGCCGCACATTGGTTCTGGTATCGGATTGCAACGCCGCCAGCAGCGCCGCGATGGCTTCCGGCCCGGGATGGTTGCGCAAGGCGGAGACGGCGGCGTACCGCACCCATTCGTCCGGATGACTCAAGACCTGAATCAAGGCCGGTTGCACCCGCGGATCACGGTGGTCCTGCAGCGCCCGGATTACGCTGGATTGAACCCCGGAGTCCTGTTCCTGTTGAAGGGCGGCCAGCAGGGCGGTGGTGCTGCGTTCACCACCCAAGCGACCCAAGCCTTCGGCGGCCTCCCGCCGCACCTGGGTTTCCGAATCCTGGCTCAGGGCGGTCAGCAAGGACTCCAGGCAGCGCGGGTCTTCCATCTGTCCCAAAGCCGCCGCCGCCGCGACTCGCAGTTCATTACTGCTCGTGTTGCTCAAGAGCGGTATCAAGCTGGGGATGGCATTGGTCGCCTTCAATTGCCCAAGCGCGCGCACCGCTTGCGCGCGCACGTCCAGGTCCTTGTCCTGTTGCAGCGTGGCCAGCATCAGGGGGATTACGGCTGGATTACCGATCTTCGCCAGCGAGTCAATGAGGCCGCACCGCACGTGGGCCTCCCGTTCTTTCGGCAAGGCCTGCTGCAATTGCGCGAATGCAGTTTCGCCGCTGATTTCAACCAGCACGCTGGCCGCCATGCGCCGCACGTTCGGGCTGGCATCCGCCCCCAACGCCACGCTCATGGCGGGCACGGCCAGCGGGCCGAATTCCACCAGTTGAGACTGGATGTCGGTCTCCGAAAGCTGATCCCCTGAGGGTTGGTGCGAGATGTAGCTGTGGAGCCACTCAATCAGGACCCGCCAGCTCAACCGCCCATACTGGTTATAGTGTTCCTGCTGGCGCACCACTTTGAGGAGATGGGCGATTTCCAAGTCCGCGTCGGCTTGGGGAGT
The Verrucomicrobiota bacterium DNA segment above includes these coding regions:
- a CDS encoding HEAT repeat domain-containing protein yields the protein MNPVKTEEEAMPPEWPWGKIRLVALILAALGLIGLWLRPAPVHTPQADADLEIAHLLKVVRQQEHYNQYGRLSWRVLIEWLHSYISHQPSGDQLSETDIQSQLVEFGPLAVPAMSVALGADASPNVRRMAASVLVEISGETAFAQLQQALPKEREAHVRCGLIDSLAKIGNPAVIPLMLATLQQDKDLDVRAQAVRALGQLKATNAIPSLIPLLSNTSSNELRVAAAAALGQMEDPRCLESLLTALSQDSETQVRREAAEGLGRLGGERSTTALLAALQQEQDSGVQSSVIRALQDHRDPRVQPALIQVLSHPDEWVRYAAVSALRNHPGPEAIAALLAALQSDTRTNVRQEAARVLQDQRGTNVTAALILMLRGDAVAEVRGVVAETLGRQQARAAIPALVEALEQDGDREVRKQAVVALAHIGAREALPNLAKAFKNDTSEEVRVQAARALGGWKPEDYIKEILALYATAGSLRGEMADILGYIGHAQAETLLLGALKENQSDVRGNAAKALGELGSRAAVAPLMELLRKDRDANVRQKVAEALGLISDRQALPALEAALLDKSGSVRAEAAWALGHLGDAHAIPPLRRVLAGKNSDTSFPAAFALAEIGDPQAIPVLESTLKSPEPRTRLAAAWALAFHGQTNALPVLTGLLQSKERWERFAAIVALIRLNTPEARALLETRRDDPEPAWQRLAARGLQTGGALAVAGVLAEENSAVDSFGGSRYYAARALIFFKDPAVLPLLRTAANDPDKDIRSAIRLAIRRLEPMGRASGPAAR